One Buchnera aphidicola (Panaphis juglandis) DNA segment encodes these proteins:
- the leuD gene encoding 3-isopropylmalate dehydratase small subunit yields MQKFISHTGIIAPLKLSNVDTDAIIPKQFLQKIEKTGFSESLFFNWRFINGNKNHINTKFVLNDPNYQKSSILISYENFGCGSSREHAVWALLDYGFRCIIAPSFADIFYSNSFNNNLLLIKLNENKIHNIFSIIDHNPGIKLKINLLDNEIIIDNQKYRFNIDNFHRLLLINGLDNIDLTLKKKNKIEKYEKNIPKFFVSTK; encoded by the coding sequence TTGCAAAAGTTTATTTCACATACTGGGATTATTGCCCCTTTAAAATTATCAAATGTTGATACAGATGCTATTATACCAAAACAATTTTTACAAAAAATAGAAAAAACTGGTTTTTCAGAAAGCTTATTTTTTAATTGGCGTTTTATTAATGGAAATAAAAATCATATTAATACCAAATTTGTACTTAACGATCCAAATTATCAAAAATCAAGTATACTTATTTCATATGAGAATTTTGGTTGCGGTTCCTCTAGAGAGCATGCTGTTTGGGCTCTTTTAGATTATGGATTTCGTTGTATTATTGCTCCTAGTTTTGCTGATATATTTTATAGTAATAGTTTCAATAATAATCTTTTATTAATTAAATTAAATGAAAATAAAATACATAATATATTTTCTATAATTGATCATAATCCAGGAATTAAATTAAAAATAAATTTACTAGATAATGAAATTATAATCGATAATCAAAAATATAGATTTAATATTGATAATTTTCATCGTTTATTATTAATAAATGGTTTAGACAATATTGATTTAACATTGAAAAAAAAAAATAAAATTGAAAAATATGAAAAAAATATACCAAAGTTTTTTGTAAGTACAAAATAA
- the leuC gene encoding 3-isopropylmalate dehydratase large subunit: MGKTLYEKLYDNHVVYHDSDYTSILYVDLHLLHEVTSPQAFSGLRLKKRKIRCNHKILATMDHNVSTRTNNIQLLDHMARTQIQTLSNNCDEFNIPLYDLNHEKQGIVHVVGPEQGLTLPGMLIVCGDSHTSTHGAFGALSFGIGTSEVEHVLATQTIQQKRFKNMKIDICGTLNSYISAKDIILFIISKIGVSGGSGYVIEFCGSVISQLSMESRMTICNMAIEMGAKSGIIAPDEITIKYLKNKTFAPKKKNWNLAIKHWKKLRSDSDAIFDKYFKIDISNIAPQVTWGTNPSQCISIDMPIPNLKTSQNSEQNITNEKSLSYMGLKPGIFLTDISINKVFIGSCTNSRIEDLRSAANIINNMHVHKTVQAIVVPGSKVVKKQAEKEGLDKIFINAGFEWRLPGCSMCLGMNDDQLKTGDRCASTSNRNFEHRQGCNSRTHLLSPSMAAAAAIFGKFYDIRKLT, translated from the coding sequence ATGGGAAAAACATTATATGAAAAACTATATGATAACCATGTAGTTTATCATGATTCAGATTATACATCAATTTTATATGTCGATTTGCATTTACTTCATGAAGTAACATCTCCTCAAGCATTTAGTGGTTTACGATTAAAAAAACGTAAAATTAGATGTAATCACAAAATACTTGCAACTATGGATCATAATGTTTCAACAAGAACTAATAATATTCAATTATTAGATCATATGGCTAGAACGCAAATACAAACATTATCAAATAATTGTGATGAATTTAATATTCCATTATATGATTTAAATCATGAAAAACAAGGTATTGTACATGTTGTTGGTCCAGAACAAGGATTAACGCTGCCAGGTATGTTAATTGTATGTGGTGATTCTCATACTTCAACACATGGAGCATTTGGTGCATTATCATTTGGAATAGGAACATCAGAAGTAGAGCATGTGTTAGCAACACAAACAATTCAACAAAAACGTTTTAAAAACATGAAGATTGATATTTGTGGTACATTAAATTCTTATATTAGCGCTAAAGATATTATTTTATTTATTATTAGTAAAATTGGTGTTTCTGGTGGTTCAGGATATGTGATTGAATTTTGTGGTAGTGTTATTTCTCAATTAAGCATGGAAAGTCGAATGACAATATGTAACATGGCAATTGAAATGGGTGCAAAATCAGGAATCATCGCTCCTGATGAAATTACTATTAAATATCTAAAAAATAAAACATTTGCTCCAAAGAAAAAAAATTGGAATTTAGCAATAAAACACTGGAAAAAATTAAGATCAGACTCTGATGCTATTTTTGATAAATATTTTAAAATTGATATTAGTAATATTGCCCCACAAGTAACATGGGGAACTAATCCAAGTCAATGCATATCTATTGATATGCCTATTCCTAACTTAAAAACGTCTCAAAATTCTGAACAAAATATTACTAATGAAAAGTCTCTTTCATATATGGGGTTAAAACCAGGGATATTTTTAACAGATATTTCAATTAATAAAGTATTTATTGGTTCCTGTACAAATTCCAGAATAGAAGATTTAAGATCAGCTGCAAATATTATTAATAATATGCACGTACATAAAACAGTACAAGCAATTGTTGTACCAGGTTCAAAAGTAGTAAAAAAACAAGCTGAAAAAGAAGGATTAGATAAAATATTTATTAATGCAGGTTTTGAATGGAGATTACCTGGTTGTTCAATGTGTTTAGGGATGAATGATGATCAATTAAAAACAGGCGATCGTTGTGCATCTACTAGTAATAGAAATTTTGAACATCGTCAAGGTTGCAATAGTAGAACGCATTTATTAAGTCCATCTATGGCAGCTGCAGCAGCAATTTTTGGAAAATTTTATGATATTAGAAAATTAACATAA
- the leuB gene encoding 3-isopropylmalate dehydrogenase, translated as MKKNFFLSVLPGDGIGPEVMREAYKILNILKKKCFLNLIINEYDIGGIAIDKHGIALPEKTLTGCKNSDAILLGSVGGPKWQFLPDVQQPERGALLPLRKYFNLFANIRPSILYKELSDLSPLRDDRLDSGIDILCVRELISGIYFGKSGCTFDHHNQKYAFDTELYYESEIERITHIAFKIALKRKKYVISIDKSNVLKSSKLWRKTVDKVSKKYPNVKVSHLYIDNAVMQIINNPSQFDVILCSNLFGDILSDACAMITGSIGMLASASLNEKGFGLYEPAGGSAPDIQGKNIANPIAQILSVALLLRYSMKLYDLSDAIYESVKNTLKKGYRTYDIRNNNQDYLTTQQMGDIISQNLIKEI; from the coding sequence ATGAAAAAAAACTTTTTTTTATCCGTTTTACCCGGTGATGGTATTGGACCAGAAGTTATGCGAGAAGCATATAAAATTTTAAATATATTGAAAAAAAAATGCTTCTTAAATTTAATTATTAATGAATATGATATTGGAGGAATTGCTATAGATAAACATGGTATTGCTTTACCTGAAAAAACATTAACGGGTTGTAAAAATTCTGATGCTATTTTATTGGGTTCTGTTGGTGGTCCAAAATGGCAATTTCTTCCAGATGTTCAACAACCTGAACGTGGAGCATTACTTCCTCTGAGAAAATATTTTAATTTATTTGCTAATATTCGACCTTCAATATTATATAAAGAGTTAAGTGATTTATCTCCTTTACGTGATGATCGTCTTGATTCTGGAATAGATATATTATGTGTTAGAGAATTAATTAGCGGAATATATTTTGGAAAATCTGGTTGTACTTTTGATCATCATAACCAAAAATATGCTTTTGATACAGAATTATATTATGAATCTGAAATAGAACGAATTACACATATAGCATTTAAAATTGCTTTAAAAAGAAAAAAATATGTTATTTCAATTGATAAATCTAATGTATTGAAAAGTTCAAAATTATGGCGTAAAACTGTTGATAAAGTCTCTAAAAAATACCCTAATGTAAAAGTATCACATTTATACATTGATAATGCTGTAATGCAGATTATTAATAATCCTAGTCAATTTGATGTGATTTTATGTTCCAATTTATTTGGAGATATTTTGTCAGATGCTTGCGCCATGATTACAGGTTCTATTGGAATGTTGGCATCAGCTAGTTTAAATGAAAAAGGTTTTGGTTTATATGAACCAGCTGGAGGGTCGGCTCCAGATATTCAAGGTAAAAACATAGCAAATCCTATTGCTCAAATTTTATCTGTTGCATTATTATTACGATATAGTATGAAATTATATGATTTATCAGATGCTATTTATGAATCTGTAAAAAATACATTAAAAAAAGGTTACAGAACATATGATATCAGAAATAATAATCAGGATTATTTAACAACACAACAAATGGGTGATATAATTTCCCAAAATTTAATTAAAGAGATATAA
- the leuA gene encoding 2-isopropylmalate synthase, with the protein MSEKIIIFDTSLRDGEQSLQASLSVREKLKIAFALERMKVDIMEVGFPISSPGDFNSVREISKNIKNTKICSLARCLDQDIDVAADAMSVLKDFRIHIFLGTSHLHMKYKLKKKFDDILNMAIRSIKRAKRYTNDIQFSCEDAGRTSMDNLCKIVEQVIHHGATTINIPDTVGYTLPNQFGDIIHTLYERVPNIDQAVVSVHCHNDLGMAVGNSISAILSGARQVEGTINGIGERAGNAALEEIIMAIISRKDILKVHTTVESKEIYNTSKIISKICNIPIPNNKAIVGKNAFSHSSGIHQDGVLKNRKNYEIISPKTIGWKNVQFNLTSRSGRAAVRHRMKNMGYKDNEYDINKLYESFLKLADKKGQVFDYDLESLAFIKNQNKNSEYFRLQDFNVQSNCNGYSSALVKLICGKKIVIKSATTNNGSVDAVYQALHKISGYSIFLKNFQLIAKGQGKETLGQVDIIVKYNNRTFHGLGLSTDIIESSAKAMINVLNSIWRSKQVSLKFKKLES; encoded by the coding sequence ATGAGCGAAAAAATTATTATTTTTGATACGTCTTTACGAGATGGAGAACAATCATTACAAGCTAGTTTAAGTGTAAGAGAAAAATTAAAAATTGCATTTGCATTAGAACGAATGAAAGTTGACATAATGGAAGTTGGTTTTCCAATTTCTTCTCCAGGAGATTTTAATTCTGTCAGAGAAATATCAAAAAATATTAAAAATACAAAAATATGTAGTTTAGCACGTTGTCTTGATCAAGATATTGATGTTGCTGCAGATGCGATGTCAGTATTAAAAGATTTTAGGATTCATATTTTTTTAGGAACTTCACATTTACACATGAAATATAAATTAAAAAAAAAATTTGATGATATTTTAAATATGGCAATACGTTCTATTAAAAGAGCTAAACGCTATACTAATGACATTCAATTTTCTTGCGAAGATGCAGGTCGTACTTCTATGGATAATTTATGTAAGATTGTTGAACAAGTTATTCATCATGGAGCAACTACTATAAATATTCCAGATACTGTAGGTTATACATTGCCTAATCAATTTGGTGATATTATTCATACCTTATATGAAAGAGTCCCAAATATTGATCAAGCAGTTGTTTCAGTACATTGTCATAATGATTTAGGTATGGCTGTAGGGAATTCCATTTCTGCTATTCTTTCTGGTGCTAGACAAGTAGAAGGAACAATTAATGGTATTGGTGAAAGAGCAGGAAATGCTGCTTTAGAAGAAATTATTATGGCTATTATATCAAGAAAAGATATTCTTAAAGTACATACTACTGTTGAAAGTAAAGAAATATATAATACAAGTAAAATTATTAGTAAAATTTGTAACATTCCAATACCAAATAATAAAGCTATTGTTGGGAAAAATGCTTTTTCACATTCATCTGGTATACATCAAGATGGTGTTTTAAAAAATAGAAAAAATTATGAAATCATTTCTCCAAAAACAATTGGTTGGAAAAATGTTCAATTCAATTTAACTTCTCGATCAGGAAGAGCAGCGGTACGGCATCGAATGAAAAATATGGGGTATAAAGATAATGAATACGATATTAATAAATTATATGAATCATTTTTAAAATTAGCTGATAAAAAAGGTCAAGTATTTGATTATGATTTAGAATCTTTAGCATTTATTAAAAATCAAAACAAAAATTCAGAATATTTTCGATTACAAGATTTTAATGTACAATCTAACTGTAATGGATACTCATCAGCATTAGTAAAATTAATTTGTGGAAAAAAAATTGTGATAAAATCAGCTACTACTAATAATGGATCAGTTGATGCTGTATATCAAGCACTACATAAAATTTCTGGTTATTCTATATTCTTAAAAAATTTTCAATTGATTGCAAAAGGTCAAGGAAAAGAAACATTAGGTCAAGTAGATATCATTGTAAAATATAATAATCGTACTTTTCATGGATTAGGCTTGTCAACAGATATTATTGAATCTTCAGCAAAAGCTATGATAAATGTTTTAAACAGCATTTGGAGATCAAAACAAGTATCATTAAAATTCAAGAAACTAGAATCATAA
- the minE gene encoding cell division topological specificity factor MinE codes for MKKKIFLKDYFGDKQVSLLDFFLSRRKNTASIAKKRLNIIFEKKNNIIDTKSFLSLKNELLLIINKYINHTPNMLSCTMHKNTSHNFIIEINLLTYKN; via the coding sequence ATGAAAAAAAAAATTTTTTTAAAAGATTATTTTGGAGATAAACAAGTGTCATTATTAGATTTTTTTTTATCTCGACGTAAAAATACAGCATCTATTGCAAAAAAAAGATTAAATATCATTTTTGAAAAAAAAAATAATATAATAGATACTAAAAGTTTTCTATCTTTAAAAAATGAACTATTGTTAATAATAAATAAATATATAAACCATACACCTAATATGCTTTCTTGTACAATGCATAAAAATACTTCACATAATTTTATTATAGAAATTAATTTATTAACCTATAAAAATTAA
- the minD gene encoding septum site-determining protein MinD produces MSRIITVTSGKGGVGKTTSSAAIATGLAKNGKKTIVIDFDIGLRNLDLIMGCERRVVYDLINVIEGDATINQAIIKDKYTDNLFILPASQTRNKSSLTKNGVHLILNKLLDMNFQFIICDSPAGIENGAVLAIYFADEAIIVTNPEVSSVRDSDRMLGIISSYSRRSEKNLSPVKEFLLLNRYNPVRVNQGDMLSMNDVLDILRIPLIGVIPEDASVLKASNQGESIILNHHSQAGQAYLDTVNRLLGKKCKFRFLNEKKNFFKRLFWR; encoded by the coding sequence ATGTCGCGTATTATTACAGTTACATCAGGTAAAGGTGGTGTTGGAAAAACTACTTCCAGTGCAGCAATAGCAACAGGTCTTGCAAAAAATGGTAAAAAGACTATAGTAATTGATTTTGATATTGGCTTAAGAAATTTAGATTTAATTATGGGTTGTGAGAGACGTGTTGTATACGATTTAATTAATGTGATTGAAGGCGATGCTACTATTAATCAAGCTATTATAAAAGATAAATATACTGATAATTTATTTATTTTACCTGCTTCACAAACACGAAACAAAAGTTCTTTAACAAAAAATGGAGTTCATTTAATTTTAAATAAATTGTTAGATATGAATTTTCAGTTTATTATTTGTGATTCTCCTGCTGGGATTGAAAATGGTGCAGTTTTAGCAATATATTTTGCTGATGAAGCAATTATCGTGACTAATCCTGAAGTATCTTCTGTTCGTGATTCTGATCGAATGTTAGGGATTATTTCTTCTTATTCAAGAAGATCTGAAAAAAATTTATCACCAGTAAAAGAATTTTTACTATTGAATAGATATAATCCAGTTCGTGTGAATCAAGGAGATATGTTAAGTATGAATGATGTATTAGATATTCTTCGAATTCCATTAATTGGAGTTATACCAGAAGATGCTTCGGTATTGAAAGCATCAAATCAAGGAGAATCAATTATTTTAAATCATCATTCTCAAGCAGGACAAGCATATCTTGATACTGTAAACAGACTACTCGGAAAAAAATGTAAATTTAGATTTTTAAATGAAAAAAAAAATTTTTTTAAAAGATTATTTTGGAGATAA
- the minC gene encoding septum site-determining protein MinC, with product MINMSCMLKKQPIEFKSSVLTCLMLYINSNAVDMVQHAILKKIKEAPRFFNNASVILNVQNLTDSVEWEEMYKAIINTRIKIIGVDDNMKYIVKKKIIKSGIPILSKNKKIIEKRELYYKNICNQNHKLLQTKVITVPVRSGQKIYVHKSDLIIINNVNTGAELIADGNIYIFGIMRGRVLAGVNGDKTKNIFCTNFFAELVSIAGEYLLIDQIEPNFIGRGVRIFFKNDILSMMLLS from the coding sequence ATGATAAATATGTCATGTATGTTAAAAAAACAACCGATTGAATTTAAAAGTAGTGTTCTTACATGTCTCATGTTGTATATTAATAGTAATGCCGTAGATATGGTTCAACATGCAATATTAAAAAAAATAAAAGAAGCTCCTAGATTTTTTAATAACGCTTCAGTAATTTTAAATGTTCAAAATTTAACAGATTCTGTAGAATGGGAAGAAATGTATAAAGCAATCATAAATACTAGAATCAAAATAATTGGTGTTGATGATAACATGAAATATATAGTAAAAAAAAAAATTATAAAATCAGGTATACCGATTTTATCAAAAAATAAAAAAATTATTGAAAAAAGAGAATTATACTATAAAAATATTTGTAATCAAAATCATAAATTACTTCAAACTAAAGTAATTACTGTTCCGGTACGTTCAGGACAAAAGATTTATGTTCATAAATCTGATTTAATCATTATTAATAATGTTAATACTGGTGCAGAATTGATTGCAGACGGTAATATTTATATTTTTGGAATAATGAGAGGCCGTGTTTTAGCTGGGGTAAATGGAGATAAAACAAAAAATATTTTTTGTACCAATTTTTTTGCTGAATTGGTTTCAATAGCAGGAGAGTATTTATTAATAGATCAAATTGAACCTAATTTTATAGGACGCGGAGTGCGTATTTTTTTTAAAAATGATATTCTATCCATGATGTTATTATCATAA
- the rsmC gene encoding 16S rRNA (guanine(1207)-N(2))-methyltransferase RsmC, producing the protein MLIDESKVVIKNLNNIQDKTILFSGNIHDNIFHYFNNKNNKIHLQKYYDKKIINNIHNDNYSFRMLPKKSFILNCKILVFFWFKNKNESIFQLKYLLSILDTNSEIFVVGKNKLGINSIKKMFHNIIEWVKIDYQKKCSLYYGKIKKKIIFQLKKYFHQHELFNFKIMTLPGIFGYKNIDFGSMTLIDTFNKKIKGEVLDIGSGSGILSIAMKKISQNLKITLVDNNSTALICSKYNLIKNKISGNVYYSNIFSNVKNKFNLIISNPPTHYNNGNNLNIIYKIIKESKKFLYKKGELRIVLHSNISCKKILNKTFGNYKILIKKKHFNVYQSIYK; encoded by the coding sequence ATGTTAATTGATGAAAGTAAGGTGGTAATCAAAAATTTAAATAATATTCAAGATAAAACGATTCTTTTTTCTGGAAATATTCATGATAATATTTTTCATTATTTTAATAATAAAAATAACAAAATTCATTTACAAAAATACTATGATAAAAAAATCATTAATAATATTCATAATGATAATTATTCATTTAGAATGCTTCCTAAAAAATCCTTCATATTAAATTGTAAAATATTAGTATTTTTTTGGTTTAAAAATAAAAATGAATCCATATTTCAGTTAAAATATTTATTATCAATATTGGATACTAATAGTGAAATTTTTGTAGTTGGTAAAAATAAATTAGGAATCAACAGTATAAAAAAAATGTTCCATAATATTATAGAATGGGTAAAAATTGATTACCAAAAAAAATGTTCTTTATATTATGGAAAAATTAAAAAAAAAATAATATTTCAATTAAAAAAATATTTTCATCAACATGAATTATTTAATTTTAAAATTATGACATTACCTGGAATTTTCGGATATAAAAATATTGATTTTGGAAGCATGACTTTAATTGATACTTTTAATAAAAAAATTAAAGGAGAAGTACTAGACATCGGATCGGGATCAGGAATATTATCTATAGCAATGAAAAAAATATCTCAAAATTTAAAAATTACACTTGTAGATAATAATAGTACTGCATTAATATGCAGTAAATATAATTTAATTAAAAATAAAATATCAGGTAATGTATATTACAGTAATATATTTTCCAATGTTAAAAATAAATTTAATTTAATTATTTCTAACCCACCAACTCATTATAATAATGGAAATAATTTAAATATTATTTATAAAATTATTAAAGAATCAAAAAAATTTTTATATAAAAAAGGTGAATTAAGAATTGTTTTACATTCAAATATATCATGTAAAAAAATATTAAATAAAACATTTGGTAATTACAAAATTTTAATTAAAAAAAAACACTTCAATGTTTATCAATCAATTTATAAATAA
- a CDS encoding RluA family pseudouridine synthase: protein MNIKNNVSTLHISHETKDQRIDNFICSKFQKTKKNLLYKLIRKGFIKINQKKILPYYKLKSGDILSYPDILKLKNTSNISHMLNKKLKKKLLSCILYEDDYLLIINKPSGIAVHGGSGLKFGIIEIFRYLKPECHFLELIHRIDRDTSGVLMLAKKKMALRSLHEQFRNNEIQKQYFALLHGHLKNKNLVIKTPLKKKIIKNKKKIISVNNDGKKSISIFKVKKKLKSSTIVYITPKTGRTHQIRVHASYIGHPIIFDPIYGNYILDNNIDKKYKKKKLLLHALSIKFQHPKNFQKCLIHAPISNRFKKHVNDFKI from the coding sequence ATGAATATTAAAAATAATGTTTCTACATTACATATTTCTCATGAAACGAAAGATCAAAGAATTGATAATTTCATATGTTCTAAATTTCAAAAAACTAAAAAAAACTTATTATATAAACTAATTAGAAAAGGTTTTATTAAAATTAATCAAAAAAAAATTTTACCATATTATAAATTAAAATCAGGAGACATATTATCATATCCTGATATCTTGAAATTAAAAAATACTAGTAACATTTCTCATATGTTAAATAAAAAATTAAAAAAAAAACTATTATCATGTATTCTATATGAAGATGATTATTTGTTAATTATTAATAAACCTTCTGGAATAGCAGTTCATGGAGGTAGTGGATTAAAATTTGGAATTATTGAAATTTTTAGATACTTAAAACCAGAATGTCATTTTTTAGAATTAATACATCGAATTGATCGAGATACTTCTGGTGTTTTAATGTTAGCAAAAAAAAAAATGGCTTTAAGAAGTTTACATGAACAATTCCGAAACAATGAAATCCAAAAACAATATTTTGCTTTATTACATGGACATCTAAAAAATAAAAATCTAGTTATTAAAACACCACTAAAAAAAAAAATCATAAAAAATAAAAAAAAAATTATTTCTGTTAATAATGATGGTAAAAAATCTATTAGTATTTTTAAAGTAAAAAAAAAACTAAAATCCAGTACAATAGTTTATATTACTCCAAAAACTGGACGTACACATCAAATAAGAGTACATGCTTCATATATTGGTCATCCAATTATTTTTGATCCCATTTATGGAAATTACATTCTAGACAATAATATTGATAAAAAATATAAAAAAAAAAAATTATTACTACATGCTTTAAGTATTAAATTCCAACATCCTAAAAATTTTCAAAAGTGTTTAATTCATGCTCCAATTAGTAATCGTTTTAAAAAACATGTAAATGATTTTAAAATATAA
- the rpmF gene encoding 50S ribosomal protein L32 — protein sequence MAVQKSKPTRSKRGMRRSHDNLKITLLSKDKFSQETHIRHNITKKMFYKGKKILQTNKKKSKKN from the coding sequence ATGGCAGTTCAAAAAAGTAAACCAACACGATCAAAAAGAGGAATGCGAAGATCTCATGATAATCTTAAAATAACATTATTATCAAAAGATAAATTTAGTCAAGAAACACATATTAGACATAACATAACAAAAAAAATGTTCTATAAAGGTAAAAAAATCTTACAAACAAATAAAAAAAAAAGTAAAAAAAATTAA
- a CDS encoding acyltransferase domain-containing protein — protein sequence MIFPGQGLQKPCHLINLNQYNHIIKNTFYEASEYLKNNMWNMIKNKNNVNKKHHQYIQSITFISSVALYRFWIKISGIKPIIASGHSLGEYSALVCSNAIKFSDAIKLVHKRELMMNKQSLKNKLQMNMIVGLEKKKILNICKKYSKNKIVNIAAINTNKQIVISGHKKSVENTIIACKKMGAKYTIKLPISIAAHCSIMKKIRRNLSKKLKKINIKNTQYPIISSTSTTQYKSKHTIRKSLIEQLFKPVQWEKTMKFIISKSDIILEVGTNDFLTRTYKKKNNKKFISINSIKNINYILQLLNNHYD from the coding sequence ATGATATTTCCAGGACAAGGTTTACAAAAACCATGTCACTTAATAAATTTAAATCAATATAACCATATTATAAAAAATACATTTTATGAAGCATCAGAATATTTAAAAAATAATATGTGGAATATGATAAAAAATAAAAATAATGTTAATAAAAAACATCATCAGTATATACAATCGATTACCTTTATTTCTTCAGTAGCATTGTATAGATTTTGGATAAAAATAAGTGGTATAAAACCAATAATTGCTTCTGGTCATAGTTTAGGTGAATATTCTGCTTTAGTATGTAGTAATGCAATTAAATTTTCAGATGCTATAAAATTGGTTCATAAAAGAGAATTAATGATGAATAAACAAAGTTTAAAAAATAAATTACAAATGAATATGATTGTTGGTTTAGAAAAAAAAAAAATTTTAAATATATGTAAAAAATATTCAAAAAATAAAATAGTAAATATTGCAGCTATAAATACAAATAAACAAATTGTAATTTCTGGACATAAAAAATCAGTAGAAAATACAATCATTGCGTGTAAAAAAATGGGAGCAAAATATACTATTAAGCTACCGATCTCAATTGCTGCACATTGCTCTATTATGAAAAAAATAAGAAGAAATTTATCCAAAAAATTAAAAAAAATTAATATTAAAAATACTCAGTACCCTATTATTAGTAGTACATCAACAACACAATATAAATCAAAACATACAATAAGAAAATCTTTAATAGAACAACTTTTTAAACCTGTTCAATGGGAAAAAACAATGAAATTTATTATATCAAAATCTGATATTATATTAGAAGTTGGTACTAATGATTTCCTAACAAGGACATATAAAAAAAAAAATAATAAAAAATTCATATCAATCAATTCAATAAAAAATATAAATTATATTTTACAACTATTAAATAACCATTATGATTAG
- the fabG gene encoding 3-oxoacyl-ACP reductase FabG: MSTNKKIAIVTGANRGIGKTIIKKLSSKNIFVIGTSRSIQGKNIINKQLKNNGFGIILNINDTFKVSQNIKNIYTEFGKIDILINNAAINHDQLLINMNYKNWNNVLETNLTSVFYISQQVIKYMMKKKYGRIITLGSISGSIGNIGQINYATTKSGIIGFNKTLALEVAKYGITSNVIAPGFIDSGMTKNIHQKKKKKYLLSIPMGKFGKANDIAAAILFLSSEEASYITGQTLHINGGMYMN, from the coding sequence ATTAGTACTAATAAAAAAATTGCAATTGTAACTGGAGCAAATCGAGGTATTGGTAAAACAATAATAAAAAAATTGTCTTCAAAAAATATATTTGTTATTGGAACATCAAGAAGTATTCAAGGAAAAAATATTATCAATAAACAACTAAAAAATAATGGATTTGGAATTATTTTAAATATAAATGATACTTTTAAGGTATCACAAAATATAAAAAACATTTATACAGAATTTGGTAAAATTGATATACTGATCAACAATGCTGCCATTAATCACGATCAACTGTTAATAAATATGAATTATAAAAACTGGAATAATGTTTTAGAAACTAATTTAACATCAGTATTTTATATATCCCAACAAGTTATTAAATATATGATGAAAAAAAAGTATGGTAGAATAATCACTTTAGGATCAATTTCTGGTAGCATTGGTAATATTGGACAAATTAATTATGCAACAACAAAATCAGGAATAATTGGATTCAATAAAACTTTAGCACTAGAAGTAGCAAAGTATGGTATCACATCTAACGTTATTGCTCCAGGTTTTATAGATTCTGGGATGACAAAAAATATTCATCAAAAAAAAAAAAAAAAATACTTGTTAAGCATACCTATGGGAAAATTTGGTAAAGCAAATGATATTGCAGCAGCAATATTATTTTTATCTTCAGAAGAAGCTTCATATATCACTGGACAAACTCTCCATATTAATGGAGGAATGTATATGAATTAA